The window CCGACACCACCGTGTGGGCGATCGACGGCGACGGCTGTTTCCAGATGACCAACCAGGAGTTGGCCACCTGCGCCCTGGAGGGCATCCCGATCAAGGTCGCCGTCATCAACAACGGCAACCTGGGGATGGTCCGGCAGTGGCAGACGCTGTTCTACGACCAGCGTTACTCGAACACCGACCTGAAGACCCACAAGCAGCGGATCCCCGACTTCGTCAAGCTGGCCGAGGCGCTGGGCTGCGTGGGGCTGCGCTGTGAGACCGCCGCCGACGTCGACGCGACGATCGAGAAGGCGATGCAGATCGACGACCAGCCGGTCGTCGTCGACTTCGTGGTCGGTGCCGACGCGATGGTCTGGCCGATGGTCGCGGCAGGCACCAGCAACGACGACATCCTGGCCGCCCGCGACGTCCGCCCCATCTGGGGCGAGGACCAGGTCTGAGGAGACCCACTTCAATGAGCAAGCACACGCTCTCGGTGCTGGTCGAGAACAAGCCGGGCGTCCTCGCTCGGGTGTCCGGCCTGTTCAGCCGCCGCGGGTTCAACATCCACTCGCTCGCGGTCGGGCCGACCGAGCACCCCGACATCTCCCGGATGACCGTGGTCGTCACCGTGGAGGGCCTGGCGCTCGAGCAGGTCACCAAGCAGCTGAACAAGCTGGTCAACGTGATCAAGATCGTCGAGCTCGACACCTCGGTGTCGGTCCAGCGCGAGCTGATGCTCGTCAAGGTCCGCACCGACCCGCAGACCCGTTCGCACGTTCTGGAGACGGTCGAGCTGTTCCGCGCCCACGTCGTCGACGTGTCCACCGATTCGGTCACGATCGAGGCGACCGGCACCGCCGAGAAGCTCGAGGCGCTCGTGCGGGTGCTGGAGCCGTTCGGCATCAAGGAGATGGTGCAGTCCGGCATGGTCGCGATCGGGCGTGGACCCCGGTCGATCGCAGCGCCCTCAGTGGCATTGCGTAGCGTCGAACGCAGCGCCTGAAGCGCGCTGACACATCTAGGAAGGACGAACCACCCGTCATGGCCTCTGAAAACCTCCGCGCCGAGCTCTTCTACGACGACGACGCGGACCTGTCGATCATCCAGGGCCGCAAGGTCGCCGTGCTCGGTTACGGCAGCCAGGGCCACGCCCACGCGCTGAGCCTGCGTGACTCCGGCGTCGACGTCCGCGTCGGTCTGCCGGAGGGCTCCAAGAGCCGCCCGAAGGCGGAGGAGGCCGGCCTGCGCGTCCTCACTCCGGCCGAGGCCAGCGCCGAGGCGGACGTGATCATGGTGCTCGCGCCGGACACCGCGCAGCGCACGATCTACGCGAACGACATCGCCCCGAACCTGAAGGAGGGCGACGCCCTGCTCTTCGGGCACGGCCTCAACATCCGGTACGACCTGATCAAGCCCCCGGCGGGCGTCGACGTCGCCCTGATCGCGCCGAAGGGCCCCGGTCACCTCGTCCGTCGTCAGTTCGTCGACGGCAAGGGCGTTCCGGTGCTGGTCGCGGTCGAGCAGGACGCCTCCGGCAACGCGCTGGCGCTCGCGCTCTCCTACGCGAAGGGCATCGGCGGCACCCGGGCCGGCGCGATCAAGACCACGTTCAAGGAGGAGACCGAGACCGACCTGTTCGGCGAGCAGGCGGTTCTCTGCGGCGGCGTGGAGGAGCTGGTCAAGGCCGGTTTCGAGACGCTGACCCAGGCCGGTTACCAGCCGGAGGTCGCGTACTTCGAGTGCCTCCACGAGCTGAAGCTGATCGTCGACCTGATGTACGAGGGCGGCATCGCGCGGATGAACTACTCGGTCAGCGACACCGCCGAGTACGGCGGCTACGTCTCCGGCCCGCGGGTGATCGGCGACGAGTCGAAGAAGGCCATGAAGCAGGTGCTCGCCGAGATCCAGGACGGGACGTTCGCCCGCAACTGGATCGCCGAGGACGACAACGGCCGGGCGAACTTCCTCAAGCTCCGCGAGGAGAACGCCGCCGACCCGATCGAGGTCACCGGCCAGAAGCTCCGCGGCCTGATGTCGTGGGTCGACCGCCCCATCACCGAGACTGCCTGAGTCCGCGTAGCAACTAAGAGTGGTGTGGGCGATCGCCCACACCACTCTTAGTTGCTGAGGGCCTCGGCGACGCGGGCTCGGTGAAGGACGATGAGGGTGATGCCGCCCAACAGGGTGAGGCCTAGGGCGGCGGCGCCGGTGGGGTCGAGGACGCCGTCGGCGCCGCGGGTGAGCGCGCCGACCGCGGGCCACCCGGCGATCACCACCGTGCACAACCCCGCGGTCATCAGCCGCCGCGGCTGCTCGGCCTCGCCGTAGAACGCGTGCTTCCACGCGGCCCGGGCACCGACCGCGGCGATCGCCGCCAGCAGCAGGACGCCGAGCACCACGATGCCGAGCGCGACGCCGTCGCCGGTCGTGGTCGGCGGAGAACCGGTGAACGCCGGCAGCACGAACGCGACCGCGACCGCCGCCCATCCGAGCGAGAGCACGGCGCCGAGCACACCGGCCGCCGCCCATCCCCGGTTCGGGGTCTCCTGACTCACCGCGCTCCTGTCACCGTCCGAACGTCGTGAACGATTGTGCCCGGCCGACGCACCCGACGGTCGCGTCCGGCACGGCGCGTTGAACCCGTGTGACCGCACTGACGTCTGTTTCTCGTGCTTGGTTTCTTCCGATTCGGCGTCCGGTGGCCACGGTGAGCACCGTCACGAACACCCTTCTGATGATCGCCGATGCGGAACCTTCTTCCCTACTATCGGCATCGCTGCCGTCCGCCGGTCGCAGCCGACCGCGATGGGCGCCGTGACGCAACGATGCCGACACTCGCCCGATCGCCGAAGGAACCTCCGACGTGCCTCAGCCTTCCGAGAAGAACCAGCCTGTCGTCCTCGTCGCCGAGGAGCTCGCACCGTCCGCGCTCGACGTGCTCGCCCGTGACTTCGAGGTGCGGCACGTCGACGGCGCCGACCGCCCCGCGTTGCTCGCGGCCCTCGCCGACGCGGACGCGGTCCTGGTTCGCAGCGCCACCCAGATCGACACGGCGGCCCTCGCGGCGGCGCCCCTGCTGAAGGTCGTGGCCCGGGCCGGCGTCGGATTGGACAACATCGACGTCCCGGCCGCGACCGCGCGTGGCGTCATGGTCGTCAACGCGCCCACGTCGAACATCGTGTCGGCGGCCGAGCAGGCGATCGCGCTGCTGCTGGCCAGCGCGCGCAACGTGGCCCCGGCGCACGCCGCACTCCGCGGCGGGGAGTGGAAGCGTTCGCGCTACACCGGAGTCGAGATCTCCGACAAGACGATCGGCGTCGTCGGCCTGGGCCGGATCGGCGTGCTGTTCGCGCAGCGTATGGCCGCGTTCGGGACCCGGCTGATCGCGTACGACCCGTACGTCCAGCCGACGCGCGCGGCGCAGATCGGCGTCCGGCTGGTGAGCCTGGAGGAGCTGCTCGCCGAGAGCGACTTCATCTCGATCCACCTGCCGAAGACCGCCGAGACCGTCGGACTGATCGGGGAGAAGGAGCTACGGCTCGTCAAACCGTCCGTCCGCATAGTGAACGCCGCCCGGGGCGGGCTCGTCGACGAGAAAGCCCTGTACGACGCGCTCGTCGAGGGCCGCGTCGCCGGCGCGGGCCTGGACGTCTACGCCACCGAGCCGTGCACCGACTCGCCGCTGTTCGGGCTGGAGAACGTCGTCGCGACGCCGCACCTCGGGGCGTCCACGGTGGAGGCGCAGGACAAGGCAGGACTGGCTGTCGCGCGCAGCGTCCGGCTGGCGTTGAGCGGCGAGTTCGTGCCGGACGCGGTGAACGTGCAGGCCGGCGGCGTGGTCGCGGAGGAGGTGCGGCCCGCGCTGCCGCTCGCGGAGAAGCTCGGCCGGGTGTTCACCGCGCTGGCCAGCGGGCTGGCGCAGTCGATCACGATCGACGTCCGGGGCGACATCGCCGAGTACGACGTCAGCGTGTTGGAGCTGGCCGCGCTCAAGGGCGTGTTCGCGGACATCGTCGAGGAGTCGGTGACGTTCGTGAACGCGCCGCTGCTGGCCAAGGAACGCGGCGTCGAGGTGGGGCTGACCACCGAGTCCGACAGCCCGGAGTACCGGAACCTGGTGACGGTCTCCGGTGTGCTCGCCGACGGCCGGACGCTGAGCGTTTCGGGCACGCTGTCCGGGCCGCGACTCGTCCAGAAACTCACCAGCATCGACGGGTTCGACATCGACCTGGTCCCCGTCGGGCACCTGCTGTTCCTGCAGTACTCGGACCGGCCCGGCGTGGTCGGCACGCTCGGCGTCCTGCTCGGGGACGCTGGGGTGAACATCGCGGGCATGCAGGTGGCGCGGGCCTTCAGCGGTGGGGAGTCGCTGATGGCGCTCGCCGTCGACCAGGCGGTGCCGGTCGACCTCGTGCAGCGGCTCGCTGCGGCGATAGGAGCTCATGCGGCGAGCACCGTCGACCTGTCCGGAGTATGAGACCGGTGTACCGAGAGGTGGGAACGCTCCGCTAAGGTGAGCCCATGAGCACGAACCTCGCGGTGATCGGCGGAGACGGTATCGGCCCCGAGGTGGTGGCCGAAGGACTGAAGGTGCTCGGTGCGGTGTTGCCGGGCGTCAGCACCACCGACTACGACCTCGGTGCCCGCCGCTACCACGCCACCGGCGAAGTGCTGCCGGACTCCGTCCAGGACGAGCTGGCCGGCCACGACGCGATCCTGCTCGGCGCCGTCGGCGACCCGGGCGTGCCGCCGGGCGTCCTCGAGCGAGGGCTGCTGCTGAAGCTGCGGTTCGCGTTCGACCACTTCGTGAACCTGCGGCCGGCCCGGCTCTACCCGGGTGTGTCCAGCCCGCTGAACGGCGTGAAGCCCGGCGACATCGACTTCGTCGTGGTCCGCGAGGGCACCGAGGGTCTCTACGTCGGCGCCGGTGGGGTGCTGGCCAAGGGCACCCCGCGTGAGGTCGCCACCGAGGAGAGCCTCAACTCCCGCAGCGGCGTCGAGCGGGTGATCCGGGACGCCTACGCCCGCGCGGCTGCCCGCCCACGGCGGAAGCTGACTCTCGTCCACAAGAACAACGTGCTGGTGAACGCAGGGAACCTGTGGGCACGGACCTTCGCCGAGGTGGGCAAGGAGTTCCCGGACGTCGCCACCGACTACCTGCACGTCGACGCGGCGAGCATGTTCTTCATCACCCAGCCGCAGCGGTTCGACGTCGTGGTCACCGACAACCTGTTCGGCGACATCCTGACCGACATCGCGGCCGCGATCAGCGGTGGCATCGGGCTCGCCGCGAGCGGCAACATCAACCCGACGAAGGCGTTCCCGTCGATGTTCGAGCCGGTGCACGGCTCCGCGCCGGACATCGCCGGCCAGGGCATCGCCGACCCGACCGCCACGATCCTGTCGGTGGCGCTGCTGCTGCAGCACCTCGGGCACACCGAGGCTGCCGAGAAGGTCGAGAACGCGGTCGCCGACGACCTGGCAGCGCGCGAGCCGGGCGTACCCGTGCGCACTGCCGAGGTAGGCGACCGCATCGCCTCCCGCGTGAGCTGATCCGCGTTTTCTGACGACCCGGGGCCACGCGGCCCCGGGTCGTTCTGTATCCCGTGGCGGTGGCGACACGCCCAACCTGAACGGGCGGTAAATTCGAGTTCGGCCCCCTTCGTGGTCGGGCCGCCCCCAGCGATGCGGAAGGACCGCCATGAGCAGCACCCTGGACTTCGACGTTCGCCCGACCACGAACCCGGCCGGCGCCGAGCAGCGGGCAGCCCTGCTGGTCGACCCCGGTTTCGGTCGGGTGTTCACCGACCACATGGTGACGATCAAGTACGCCGAGGGAAAGGGCTGGTACGACGCTCGGCTCGAGCCGTACGGGCCGATCAGCCTCGACCCGGCGACCGCCGCGCTCCACTACGGGCAGGAGATCTTCGAGGGCCTCAAGGTCTACCGGCACCCCGACGGTGAGCTCGGGCTGTTCCGGCCGGAGCAGAACGCCCGCCGGTTCAACCGCTCGGCGGCCCGGCTGGCGATGCCGCAGCTACCCGAGGAGCTGTTCCTCGAGTCGATCCGGATCCTCGTCGAGCACGACAAGGAGTGGGTGCCCAGCGCCCCGGAGACGAGCCTCTACCTGCGGCCGTTCATGTTCGCGACCGACCCGTACCTGGGCGTCCGTCCGGCGCAGGAGTACCTGTACGTGCTGATCGCCTCGCCGGTCGGCGCGTACTTCCCGCGCGGCGTCGAGCCGGTGAGCGTCTGGCTCTCGACCGACTACACCCGGGCCGCGCCGGGCGGCACCGGCGAGGCGAAGTGCGCCGGAAACTACGCCGCGAGCCTGGTGGCACAGGCCCAGGCTGCTGCGCAGGGCTGCGACCAGGTGGTCTGGCTGGACGCGATCGAGCACAAGTACATCGAGGAGATGGGCGGGATGAACCTGTACTTCATCCTCGACGGCGACACGCTCGTCACGCCCGAACTCAACGGGTCGCTGCTGCCCGGCGTCACCCGGGACAGCATCCTGCTGCTGGCCGAGGAGTTCGGTCTGCGCACCGAGGTGCGGCGGATCTCCACCGACGAGTGGCGCGAGTCGGCCGCCAGCGGGCGGATGACCGAGGCGTTCGCGTGCGGCACCGCCGCGGTGATCACGCCGGTCGGGCACGTGAAGAGCTCGGACGGTGAGTTCACGGTCGCCGACGGCGGATCCGGCGAGGTGACGATGAAGCTGCGCGGCAAGCTCCTCGACATCCAGCACGGCCGGACCGACGACACGCACGGCTGGGTCACCCGCCTCTGACTCGCGCTGTCAAATCGCTGGTGCTATCACGACCACGATTTGACAGTGCCGGGCGGGAGGGACTGGTGTACGGAAGTACGCTGCCGCTCGGAGCCGCCTTGCTCTGGCGGCGGACCGAGAGCGCCCGGGAGGCGACGTGTTCGGCGGCGACGACGACCACTACGACGTGGAACTCAACAAGGACGACTTGAGCATCCACTGGCTCAAGCGCAAGCTCAACGACCGGTGGAAGGACGGCTGGGCACTCAAGCAGACCGTCATCCAGGGCGGCAACACGATCCTGATCTTCGAGCGGATCGGGCAGTGAGCGACACGTCAGCGTCCGCGCTGATCGAGGCGATCGCGGCCCGTCCCGCCGAGGAGCGGTCAGAGCAGCTGATCAAGATCCTCGTCGACACGTTCGAGCCGCTGATCGAGGCCGCGCCCGCCGCGTTCCGCACGAAGTTCCGGAAAATGGCGGCCGACCCGTTCGCGTTCTACCGGGGCAGCGCGTGCATCTTCTACGCCGACGTCACCGACGAGCGGATCGACGTCGAGGACCCGTGGACCGACGAGCGCACCCGCCGGGTCTGGATCCAGGGTGACCTGCACTGCCAGAACTTCGGCACGTACATGGACTCGTCCGGCGTGCTGGTGTTCGACGTCAACGACTACGACGAGGCTTACGTCGGTCACTACACCTGGGACCTGCAGCGGCTCGCGGCCAGCCTCGCGCTGCTCGGCTTCGGAAAAGCCTTGTCGGACGGCACGATCGAACGAATGATCCGCACGGTGTCCGACGCGTACCTGGGCACCGTACGGCGGTTCGTCGCGCACCACGGCGATGAGGAGTTCCGGCTCACGCTGGACAGTGCCACCGGCGTGCTCCGGGACGTCCTGCTCGACTCGCGGATGCAGACCCGGATCGCGTTGCTGCAGCGCACCACGACGATCCGCAACTCCGACCGGGTGTTCCGCGAGGGCCCGGGGGTGCGGCTGCTGGAGTCGTCGGAGAAGGAGCTGGTCGAAGCCGCTTTCCGCCAGTACCTGGAGACGATTCCGGCGGGGAAGCGGAAAGATGTTCACAGCTACGTGGTGAAGGACATCGTCGGGCGGTCCGGGTTCGGGATCGGGTCGGCGGGGCTACCCGCGTACAACCTGCTGGTGGAAGGCGCCACGCAGGCGCTGGAGAACGACGTCGTGCTGTCGATGAAGCAGGGCAACATCGCAGCGCCCAGCCGGGTCGTGCACGACGCTTCGATCGCCGGCTACTTCCGGCATCATGGGCACCGCACGGTGGTGTCGCAGCGGGCGCTGCAGGCGCACGCCGACCCGTGGCTGGGGTGGACCGAGATCAACGGTGTCGGGCAGGTCGTGCAGGAGCTGTCGCCGTACGAGAACGACATCGACTGGTCGGACGTGAACGAGCCGGCCGACATCATGCCGCTGCTCGACCAGCTCGGACAGGCGGTGGCGAAGGTTCACTGCGTGTCGGACGCCGACAGCGAGCAGAGTCTGGTGAAGTTCCAGACCGAGGACGCGATCGTCACCGCGGTCGGTGACCGGGACGACGAGTTCGCCGCCGATCTGGTGGCGTTCGGGCTGGGGTACGCGCGGCAGGTCCGCGATGACCACCGGTACTTCGTCGACGCGTTCCGCAACGGGCGCATCCCCGGCGTCGACGGGGGCTAGATATCGACCGCGGGATGGCCCCACAGGCCCCCCGCCCCGGCGCCGGGTCCGGGGCGGGGCCTCAGCGGGCCAGGCCCCCCGACCGTGCAGCTCCCGGGTCCGGGGCGGGGCCTCAGCGGGCCAGGCCCCCCGACCGTGCAGCTCCCGGGTCCGGGGCGGGGCCGGAGCCCGGGCCGGATTTGGCGTTGGCGCGGACGTTGTTCCGGCCGGTGCGGGACGGGAACGCGTTCGAGGCGACCGTCGAGCGGCTGGCGACCGCGATCCGGCTCGGCGCGGTCACCGACCGGCTGCCGCCCGAGCGCGAACTCGCCACGATGCTGGGCGTCAGCCGGATGACGCTCCGGGACGCCCTGCAAGCGCTCGCCGACGCCGGCTACGTCACGTCGCGGCGCGGCCGGGGCGGCGGCACGTTCGTCCGGTTCCGGCTCCCCGCCGACCAGGACGCCCACGCGGTCGCGCGCTCGATGGGGGAGACGCTGACCCACGCACTGGACTACCGCCGGATCATCGAACCCGGCGCTGCGGCGCTCGCCGCCGAGACGACGCTGTCGGCCGCCGAGCAGCAGTACCTCACCGGCTGCCTCGCCGAGGTCGCCGATGCCACCGAGGACGCCGTCCGCAGGCGCGCCGATTCGCGGCTGCACCTGGCGATCGCGAGCGTGACCGGCAACGCGCCGCTGATCGCCGCCGTTGCCGACGTTCAGGGGCGGCTCTCCGGGCTGCTGGAGCTGATCCCGGTGCTCCGGCACAACATCGCGCACTCCGACGCCCAGCACGCCGAGATCGTCGAGGCGATCCTGGCCGGTGACCGCGAGCGAGCCGCCGCCACGATGACCCGACATTGCGACGGCACGGCGGCGCTGCTTCGCGGCTTTCTCCGGTGATGCTGTGATTGGTGCGTTGCCCACGTGATGTCGATGAACGGCTTTCCCCGCCAGAGCGGGGGTAACGGTTCATCCACGCCACGCGGATCAATCACCATCCATCGCGCGCGACCGGCGGGCCCCCCGTGCGGTGGCGCGGGGGCGTGCGGTGGTGCCGCCGCGGGCGGCGGAAAGCGGTGTCGCGGGGCGTGCGGTGGCGCGCTGCGTTGCGTCCACGTAAAGGTCTGAACGGAGACCATTGCGCGGAACAGCGCCCACGTTCTACGTTGCGCCCAGCAGACGGAGCGCACAGAGGGAGGCGGGTCGGTTGGATCTCGAACAGCTACGCGTGGAGATCGCCGGCGGAAAGGTCGACACGGTCGTCCTCGGCTTCACCGACATGCAGGGTCGCCTGCAGGGCAAACGGCTGGACGCCGGGTACTTCCTCTCGGACGTGCTGGACCACGCCGCCGAGGGCTGCAACTACCTGCTCGCGGTCGATGTCGACATGAACACCGTCGAGGGCTACGCGATGAGCTCGTGGTCCACCGGCTACGGGGACTTCGTCCTGCGGCCCGACCTGAGCACGCTGCACCACATCCCGTGGCACCCCGGCAGCGTCGGGCTGCTCGCCGACCTGGAGTGGCTCGACGGATCGCCGGTCGTGGCCTCGCCCCGGCAGATCCTGCGCAAACAGGCCGACCGGCTCGCCGAGCGCGGCTGGAAGGCCTACGCGGGCACCGAGCTCGAGTTCATCGT is drawn from Cryptosporangium aurantiacum and contains these coding sequences:
- a CDS encoding DUF2252 domain-containing protein, coding for MSDTSASALIEAIAARPAEERSEQLIKILVDTFEPLIEAAPAAFRTKFRKMAADPFAFYRGSACIFYADVTDERIDVEDPWTDERTRRVWIQGDLHCQNFGTYMDSSGVLVFDVNDYDEAYVGHYTWDLQRLAASLALLGFGKALSDGTIERMIRTVSDAYLGTVRRFVAHHGDEEFRLTLDSATGVLRDVLLDSRMQTRIALLQRTTTIRNSDRVFREGPGVRLLESSEKELVEAAFRQYLETIPAGKRKDVHSYVVKDIVGRSGFGIGSAGLPAYNLLVEGATQALENDVVLSMKQGNIAAPSRVVHDASIAGYFRHHGHRTVVSQRALQAHADPWLGWTEINGVGQVVQELSPYENDIDWSDVNEPADIMPLLDQLGQAVAKVHCVSDADSEQSLVKFQTEDAIVTAVGDRDDEFAADLVAFGLGYARQVRDDHRYFVDAFRNGRIPGVDGG
- a CDS encoding branched-chain amino acid aminotransferase; translation: MSSTLDFDVRPTTNPAGAEQRAALLVDPGFGRVFTDHMVTIKYAEGKGWYDARLEPYGPISLDPATAALHYGQEIFEGLKVYRHPDGELGLFRPEQNARRFNRSAARLAMPQLPEELFLESIRILVEHDKEWVPSAPETSLYLRPFMFATDPYLGVRPAQEYLYVLIASPVGAYFPRGVEPVSVWLSTDYTRAAPGGTGEAKCAGNYAASLVAQAQAAAQGCDQVVWLDAIEHKYIEEMGGMNLYFILDGDTLVTPELNGSLLPGVTRDSILLLAEEFGLRTEVRRISTDEWRESAASGRMTEAFACGTAAVITPVGHVKSSDGEFTVADGGSGEVTMKLRGKLLDIQHGRTDDTHGWVTRL
- the serA gene encoding phosphoglycerate dehydrogenase, which translates into the protein MPQPSEKNQPVVLVAEELAPSALDVLARDFEVRHVDGADRPALLAALADADAVLVRSATQIDTAALAAAPLLKVVARAGVGLDNIDVPAATARGVMVVNAPTSNIVSAAEQAIALLLASARNVAPAHAALRGGEWKRSRYTGVEISDKTIGVVGLGRIGVLFAQRMAAFGTRLIAYDPYVQPTRAAQIGVRLVSLEELLAESDFISIHLPKTAETVGLIGEKELRLVKPSVRIVNAARGGLVDEKALYDALVEGRVAGAGLDVYATEPCTDSPLFGLENVVATPHLGASTVEAQDKAGLAVARSVRLALSGEFVPDAVNVQAGGVVAEEVRPALPLAEKLGRVFTALASGLAQSITIDVRGDIAEYDVSVLELAALKGVFADIVEESVTFVNAPLLAKERGVEVGLTTESDSPEYRNLVTVSGVLADGRTLSVSGTLSGPRLVQKLTSIDGFDIDLVPVGHLLFLQYSDRPGVVGTLGVLLGDAGVNIAGMQVARAFSGGESLMALAVDQAVPVDLVQRLAAAIGAHAASTVDLSGV
- a CDS encoding FadR/GntR family transcriptional regulator yields the protein MARTLFRPVRDGNAFEATVERLATAIRLGAVTDRLPPERELATMLGVSRMTLRDALQALADAGYVTSRRGRGGGTFVRFRLPADQDAHAVARSMGETLTHALDYRRIIEPGAAALAAETTLSAAEQQYLTGCLAEVADATEDAVRRRADSRLHLAIASVTGNAPLIAAVADVQGRLSGLLELIPVLRHNIAHSDAQHAEIVEAILAGDRERAAATMTRHCDGTAALLRGFLR
- the ilvC gene encoding ketol-acid reductoisomerase, whose amino-acid sequence is MASENLRAELFYDDDADLSIIQGRKVAVLGYGSQGHAHALSLRDSGVDVRVGLPEGSKSRPKAEEAGLRVLTPAEASAEADVIMVLAPDTAQRTIYANDIAPNLKEGDALLFGHGLNIRYDLIKPPAGVDVALIAPKGPGHLVRRQFVDGKGVPVLVAVEQDASGNALALALSYAKGIGGTRAGAIKTTFKEETETDLFGEQAVLCGGVEELVKAGFETLTQAGYQPEVAYFECLHELKLIVDLMYEGGIARMNYSVSDTAEYGGYVSGPRVIGDESKKAMKQVLAEIQDGTFARNWIAEDDNGRANFLKLREENAADPIEVTGQKLRGLMSWVDRPITETA
- the ilvN gene encoding acetolactate synthase small subunit, which encodes MSKHTLSVLVENKPGVLARVSGLFSRRGFNIHSLAVGPTEHPDISRMTVVVTVEGLALEQVTKQLNKLVNVIKIVELDTSVSVQRELMLVKVRTDPQTRSHVLETVELFRAHVVDVSTDSVTIEATGTAEKLEALVRVLEPFGIKEMVQSGMVAIGRGPRSIAAPSVALRSVERSA
- a CDS encoding 3-isopropylmalate dehydrogenase; translated protein: MSTNLAVIGGDGIGPEVVAEGLKVLGAVLPGVSTTDYDLGARRYHATGEVLPDSVQDELAGHDAILLGAVGDPGVPPGVLERGLLLKLRFAFDHFVNLRPARLYPGVSSPLNGVKPGDIDFVVVREGTEGLYVGAGGVLAKGTPREVATEESLNSRSGVERVIRDAYARAAARPRRKLTLVHKNNVLVNAGNLWARTFAEVGKEFPDVATDYLHVDAASMFFITQPQRFDVVVTDNLFGDILTDIAAAISGGIGLAASGNINPTKAFPSMFEPVHGSAPDIAGQGIADPTATILSVALLLQHLGHTEAAEKVENAVADDLAAREPGVPVRTAEVGDRIASRVS